The following is a genomic window from Eulemur rufifrons isolate Redbay chromosome 20, OSU_ERuf_1, whole genome shotgun sequence.
GTGAGCCGCGGGGGGCTGCGCTGGGACCCCAGGGGAGCGGCGCGCCCCTGAATGCACCGCGGGACACCGGAGGTAGAGGCGCGCAGCGGGGAGAAGGAGACGTGGGGAGGGTCCCAGGCTTCTCCTGGGAAGAACGCGGCCCTAGGCTGTGTGTGCGTGGGGGTGCTGGGGGGACCGCGACGCGGACTGAGTCCCAGGCTGGGTTCCTGGCTCGCAGGACCCCTAGGAGGCAGGGGCGGAGCCTCCgccgcgcccctccccctccccgccgcccctccccctccgcctCCAGCGCGGGGCGGGGGTCCTCCTCCGCCGGAGCCCGGGACTCAGCGTCGGCGCTCCCCCCAGGGTGCCATGGCCTCAAGGCTCCTGCACAGGCTGCGGCACGCCTTGGCCGGCGACGGCCCCGGGGAGGCGACAGTCGGGCCCGAGGCCGAGCAGTTCCCGGAGAGCTCAGAGCTGGAGGACGACGACGCCGAGGGCCTGTCCTCCCGACTCAGCGGCACCCTCAGCTTCACCAGCGCCGAGGACGACGAGGACGACGAGGACGAGGACGACGAGGAGGCTGGCCCCGACCCGCTGCCCCCCGGAGACGGGGCGGCAGGAGAAGACGCAGGCGAGTGCGGGAGGACGGAGGCGGGAACCCTGGGGCTCGATTAGGCCTCCGTCCCAGCCGCGTTGGCGAGAGCATCTTGGGCGCCCTGAGTTAATCCAGCCGAAACTCCCACACTTCTTAAAGAGTCCCCAGTCACCTcttggctatgtgaccttgagagAGTCACAGCACCTCTCTAAGCCAAGTTTTCCCTTGTGTCGAATGGAACAAATCACTCCCATATCAGACTTATTGCAGGCATCAAACGTACAGGGCCTGGGCTACACATGATAATGATGTGTTGGCGAAGTTTGGGGACGGAGATATTTGTGTAGCCCCTATTGTCTTCCAGTTTCCATTtccgtaaaatggggataacgCCCACCTCACGCTGGGAGGATGAGTGAGGTCCTGACGCGTAGTTTATGTCGACCCTGGGCCCAGGCCCATAGATGTGACTGGTCATGTGCTTGTACAGAACGGAGCCCCCCACCTGATGGGCAGCGGGGCAGTCAGCTCCTGGCGCGGCAGCTGCAGGATTTCTGGAAGAAGTCCCGGAACACCCTGGTACCCCAGCGGCTGCTTTTCGAGGTGACCAGCGCCAACGTTGTCAAGGACCCGCCCTCCAAGTACGTGGTGAGTGAAGGTCCAGGAACCCCTGGGCTACAAGTGTGGCTAAGAGAGAGTAGGGAAGACTCTAACTTCCTGAGGGATCTGACTGTGTAGTTATAAATGGCTGCCCcgttttatagatggggaagctgagaccAGAAAGGGGAGGTAACTCTAGCAAGTCCTCAAGCAAATGGCTTAGTTTTCTTGAAACAGTAAAGTGGAGATTAAGGACCTGCCTTTTATCCTGGTTTTGAGACTGAGACAACTGGTGTGTGTTCTCCCTGACCGCACCCACAGGGTTTTTGCAAACTGTAGCAAGATGCAAGATACAAAGGGAAGTATATTATCTGGGTCAGACTTGACACAGAAGTTGCATGTGTTAGTGGTTAAAGAAATGGGCTTTGGATCCAGACCACCCTTGATTCACATCCCACTTATAACAAGTTGTTGACTTTGGGTGAGATGTATAACCCTGATGACCCTTGTGTCCTCATCTGAGCAGTGAGGATGACACACAGGATTACAGCAGGAGTTAAGTGAGACTGTGCACAAAAAAGCCTTTAGCATTGTGCATGACGttaggaggtgctcaataaaatggtagctattatttttattgtttaacttTGGATTGAAAATGTCTGGCATCCAGGGCCTGCTGTAGCTTCCTTGTAACCCAGGTGAATCAATTCTCAAGCACCATCCTGCACAGAATAATCTTGTACTAAGGGCTAGACTTAGCGGGTTTGTGGGGGTTGGGGTGAAGAGCAGGGTAGGGGACAGCCTTAGAGTCCTTGTTTTCCTTGCTGTGGGAAGGAGAGACTGACCTGGAGAATGAGGACCTTGCCAGGTCCTGCACCCGGCCAGTCCTGAAACCCAGCTGAGCTGGCCACTCCTGGCAGTGGCAGCTCTCTGCCTCACACTCCTCCACCTCTGACTCAGCAGGAAGGAGGCCTGGAGCCCTGTCCCACATCTGGGCCTCTGCATCCCTCTCTATTGCTGCTAGTAAATGAGAGCCACACCCATGGGGTGACTGTTCTAATTTGAGCAGGGGTTGACTCCAGTGATTGAGGCTTAAGTGGCAAAGGTCCCAGAGCTCTGGGGCAGACAAGGGGTCATATGCAGGAAGCGGACACCAAGGATCAGTCACCAGGGAGCAGCTCAGAGGCAGGGAGGAATGGGGGTGACTCTGGGTACCCAGATAGGAAGAGAATAACAAGATAGAGCAGGATGGCCCTGGCTAATGTCTGGAGAAGCAAGTTACCTCCTCTATACAATGGAAACCCTACGTCTTCATATAACTTTTGGAGGtcaagagcacaggctttggaaccAGAtcgacctgggtttgaatcttggctaggccattaccagctgtgtgacttagggCAAGTCTTTGAGCCCTTTCACTTTGAGCCTACTTCCTCAGCTGTCAACCAGAAATAAAGACATCTTCCTTGCAGGgctgttgtgatgattaaatgaaatcacAGATATAAAAGTGCTTGGTACAGCACGAGGCACAGGGTAAGTGCTGGTTAATGGAACTACTGTCATTACTACCCATCTTGGTTGGACAAGAATCAGATGAGATAATGGATATAAGATGGAGTTTTTTGGCAAAAAaacattaacaacaaaaataaaagctaaatgaACATAAGGGTTATTTATAGACCAGTGAGTCTAGAAGAAAATTGTTGTCCTAAAGTGTGTCCTGCAGAAAATTCGTTCCCTAGAATGTTAATAACTgttcctaaataaataaataaaaggctttgCAGGCAATATGTTCTGGGAATGCAGAGTTGAATGAGAGTAAAATAGGTTTCTTTactgttaaattttttaatcCTTAATATTAATGTACCCAGTGAATCTTCAAGAGAAGGGAGAGTAGACAAATCTAACTGATCAGGGCTGGCTAGAATACTGTCAGCTCCACAGAACAAACTTGAGAGAAAAATCTGTTTGGTGTTAGTATGCCTCCAGCATCTAATGCTTTCTAACTCCCCTTTTAAACCCGTTGGCTCAGCATTATTATAGATTAATCCATACTTAGGTTCTCAGTCCCCAGGGGTAGCTAGGGGAGCTTAGTAGTCACCTtgttcagtgtttcccaaacctCAGTCATTCCAGTACCGCCTTCATGATTCTTGTCCTAAAATGCTACTTGTACCATTCTTTGcttaccatttttctttaaatgaacttatctttttttcttaaatacgtTTAAAAGCCAACTTTACAGCACTACTGTATGTGGAAAGCCTCACTCATAGAGAGGAGctagccataaaaataaaagtacagaaaaCGAAACAGTGTCATTAAATCCTGCCTAGATGCTGTTGTCTGAATGAGGCCCTGACCTGAGATTCGCTTTCTGGCTCTTTTCTAAAAATGGATGTGAGAAGTGTTAGAGAAGTGCTTTTTTAAAACCAAACTGAGAGCTTCTCAATTTGTAGTCAGAaagattaaagaagaattaaagggAAATCGCCTCCTGTCTCTGATGCAGTGTTATTTACTCTAGTGTGCACCACCTGGAAACCTCAGGTACCAACACTTGCGCACATCCCATTCTTGAGTTAACACTGACCCGACCCAGCATTTCCTTCATTAGAGATGGAAGTGGACCCAGAGGGGGACTGCCTTGCCTGAGGTCAGACAGGGAGGGAGTAATGACCTGGGGCTAGAGCCTGAGACCTAGTTCAGTATACTTGTCACAGTTATGGGAGTTGGGGCTGTCTGAAGACCTGTCCTCCAGGTCTGCTTTGGAGTAGCCTGGCCAGGGATGTGGGCGCCAGGTGTCCAGAGTGGAGTACAGTTCCAAGCTGGTCCTAAACGTTGGCACAGAGGCCTGGAGATCGGCCTGGGTTTCACACCTGGTTTTCCAGAGGGGCTGTCAGAAGAACTGACCACCTTACTGGAAGGGGGCATCCCAGAGGGGTAAAAGGGCAGCAGCCCAGGCACTGAAGctcctctctgtctttctttccctGTGCTGCCTTGGGCCTGGGTCATTTCAGACAAGCCTCAGGTAAGATGGGACTGGGCTCCCTAGCTGCTGCCCCAGCAgctcctgccctcctgggcccagtcccagggaagaggtgggggagcagagctgggagtgtaggggtggggagggaaggggcccaTGGATACCTCACACCTGCCCTGACACCCACCCTCCCTGCAGCTCTACACCCTCGCCGTGATGGGCCCGGGGCCGCCAGATCGCCAGCCAGCCCAGATCTCTCGCCGCTACTCTGACTTTGAACGGCTGCACCGTAACCTGCAGCGGCAGTTCCGGGGCCCCATGGCTGGCATCTCCTTTCCCCGTAAGCGCCTGCGCCGGAATTTTACTGCGGAGACCATTGCCCGCCGTAGCCAGGCCTTTGAGCAGTATTTGGGCCACCTACACTCAGTACCCGAGCTGCAACATGCCTCAGACCTGCAGGACTTCTTTGTGCTGCCAGAGCTGCGACGCGCACAGAGCCTCACCTGTACTGGCCTCTATCGTGAGGCTCTGGCACTCTGGGCCAATGCCTGGCAGCTGCAGGCCCAGCTGGGCACCCCCTCTGGCCCAGACCGCCCCCTGCTGACCCTGGCTGGGCTGGCTGTGTGCCACCAAGAGCTGGAGGACCCTAGGGAGGCCCGGGCATGCTGTGAAAGGGCCCTGCAGCTGCTGGGGGACAAGAGCCCCCACCCTTTGCTGGCACCCTTTCTGGAGGCCCATGTCCGGCTCTCCTGGCGCCTGGGCCTGGACAAACGCCAGTCAGAGGCCCGACTTCAGGCCCTGCAGGAGGCAGGTCTTACCCCCACGCCACCCCCCAGTCTCAAAGAATTGCTCATCAAGGAGGTGCTGGATTAACCCTTGCCTCAACTTAAGACCACTacagggggaggggctgcccccGATTGGGAGGGGAAGGCCCTGATGAGGACATGGAGAGCAGCTGGAAGGCTGCAGGGGGTGCTGGGAGCCCCTAGAAGTTCCACAAAGAGAACACGCAGCAGACTAAGGAAACTTAACTTCTTCTGTTGAGCTGGGCTCTGGGCGAGCTATGGCTGTGGTTGCCCTGGGATGGTACAGGGAAGAAGTCTGACACAGGCTGATAAACAGCACAGGGCCGTGGCacaggtcagggtcagtgttaccTTGTTCGTGAGCCTCCAAGCCAGCGAGGCAGCCTGGCTGAAGGGCCGGAGACTCTGCCCCTGGAGTCTTGCAgttgaggaaggaaaggagggctgCAGTTCTAGCCCAGGGGAATTAAAGGCCAGCCACTCCAGTGGTATCAGTCTCTTTATTGGATTTGAGGGCCAGAAGGACTGTAATTCCTGCCTTAGGAGTGGTGGTGGAAGGGAGGTCCTTGAAGCTTCAGGCCAAGTGGTGCCTCTGGTTATAACTTGCTCTTTGAGACCCGAGGCTTTACTCGGATCACGCCCTCCTGGGCACAGGACACAGCCAGGACTCCATCCCGACGCCACAGCCGTCCATGGACCAGCCCCCGAGAACCACCTGTGGGTGAGAAGGGTGAGAATGGC
Proteins encoded in this region:
- the SNX21 gene encoding sorting nexin-21 isoform X1, with protein sequence MHRGTPEGAMASRLLHRLRHALAGDGPGEATVGPEAEQFPESSELEDDDAEGLSSRLSGTLSFTSAEDDEDDEDEDDEEAGPDPLPPGDGAAGEDAERSPPPDGQRGSQLLARQLQDFWKKSRNTLVPQRLLFEVTSANVVKDPPSKYVLYTLAVMGPGPPDRQPAQISRRYSDFERLHRNLQRQFRGPMAGISFPRKRLRRNFTAETIARRSQAFEQYLGHLHSVPELQHASDLQDFFVLPELRRAQSLTCTGLYREALALWANAWQLQAQLGTPSGPDRPLLTLAGLAVCHQELEDPREARACCERALQLLGDKSPHPLLAPFLEAHVRLSWRLGLDKRQSEARLQALQEAGLTPTPPPSLKELLIKEVLD
- the SNX21 gene encoding sorting nexin-21 isoform X2 — encoded protein: MHRGTPEGAMASRLLHRLRHALAGDGPGEATVGPEAEQFPESSELEDDDAEGLSSRLSGTLSFTSAEDDEDDEDEDDEEAGPDPLPPGDGAAGEDAERSPPPDGQRGSQLLARQLQDFWKKSRNTLVPQRLLFEVTSANVVKDPPSKYVSIFFKFKTH
- the SNX21 gene encoding sorting nexin-21 isoform X3, with the protein product MHRGTPEGAMASRLLHRLRHALAGDGPGEATVGPEAEQFPESSELEDDDAEGLSSRLSGTLSFTSAEDDEDDEDEDDEEAGPDPLPPGDGAAGEDAERSPPPDGQRGSQLLARQLQDFWKKSRNTLVPQRLLFEVTSANVVKDPPSNSTPSP